From one Rattus norvegicus strain BN/NHsdMcwi chromosome 7, GRCr8, whole genome shotgun sequence genomic stretch:
- the Reep6 gene encoding receptor expression-enhancing protein 6 isoform X1 — MDGLRQRFERFLEQKNVATDALGALEARTGVEKRYLAAGALTLLGLYLLFGYGASLLCNVIGFVYPAYASVKAIESPNKEDDTVWLTYWVVYALFGLVEFFSDLLLFWFPFYYAGKCAFLLFCMTPGPWNGALLLYHRVIRPLFLKHHVALDSAASQLSGRALDIAAGITRDAKSSQTTLLKHK; from the exons ATGGACGGTCTGCGCCAGCGCTTCGAACGTTTTCTGGAACAGAAGAACGTGGCCACCGACGCGCTGGGGGCGCTCGAAGCCAGGACCGGTGTAGAGAAGCGGTATCTCGCCGCGG GAGCCCTCACCCTTCTAGGCCTGTATCTTCTGTTCGGCTACGGGGCGTCTCTACTTTGCAATGTCATCGGATTTGTATACCCCGCATATGCTTC AGTCAAAGCTATCGAGAGCCCAAACAAGGAAGACGACACTGTGTGGCTAACCTACTGGGTGGTGTACGCCCTGTTCGGTCTAGTCGAGTTCTTCAGCGATCTACTCCTGTTCTGGTTCCCTTTCTACTACGCGGGCAAG TGCGCCTTCCTATTATTTTGCATGACACCCGGGCCCTGGAACGGGGCATTGCTACTGTATCATCGCGTCATAAGACCTCTGTTTCTAAAGCACCACGTGGCTCTAGACAGCGCCGCGAGCCAGCTAAGCGGAAGAGCATTGGACATAGCAGCTGGGATAACCAGGGACG CCAAGTCAAGTCAGACCACACTCCTGAAGCACAAGTGA
- the Reep6 gene encoding receptor expression-enhancing protein 6 codes for MDGLRQRFERFLEQKNVATDALGALEARTGVEKRYLAAGALTLLGLYLLFGYGASLLCNVIGFVYPAYASVKAIESPNKEDDTVWLTYWVVYALFGLVEFFSDLLLFWFPFYYAGKCAFLLFCMTPGPWNGALLLYHRVIRPLFLKHHVALDSAASQLSGRALDIAAGITRDVLQALARGRTLVTPASASESPAALEPDPKSSQTTLLKHK; via the exons ATGGACGGTCTGCGCCAGCGCTTCGAACGTTTTCTGGAACAGAAGAACGTGGCCACCGACGCGCTGGGGGCGCTCGAAGCCAGGACCGGTGTAGAGAAGCGGTATCTCGCCGCGG GAGCCCTCACCCTTCTAGGCCTGTATCTTCTGTTCGGCTACGGGGCGTCTCTACTTTGCAATGTCATCGGATTTGTATACCCCGCATATGCTTC AGTCAAAGCTATCGAGAGCCCAAACAAGGAAGACGACACTGTGTGGCTAACCTACTGGGTGGTGTACGCCCTGTTCGGTCTAGTCGAGTTCTTCAGCGATCTACTCCTGTTCTGGTTCCCTTTCTACTACGCGGGCAAG TGCGCCTTCCTATTATTTTGCATGACACCCGGGCCCTGGAACGGGGCATTGCTACTGTATCATCGCGTCATAAGACCTCTGTTTCTAAAGCACCACGTGGCTCTAGACAGCGCCGCGAGCCAGCTAAGCGGAAGAGCATTGGACATAGCAGCTGGGATAACCAGGGACG TGCTACAGGCCTTGGCTCGGGGTCGGACTCTCGTAACCCCAGCATCAGCATCGGAGTCCCCAGCCGCTCTGGAACCGGACC CCAAGTCAAGTCAGACCACACTCCTGAAGCACAAGTGA